A section of the Phaseolus vulgaris cultivar G19833 chromosome 8, P. vulgaris v2.0, whole genome shotgun sequence genome encodes:
- the LOC137826141 gene encoding protein yippee-like — translation MGRLFVVHLEGKVYSCKHCRTHLALYEDIVSKSFHSRHGKAYLFSKVVNVSAGENEDRQMLTGMHTVADIFCVGCGSIVGWKYETAHEESQKYKEGKSVLERYKVSGPDNCNYWVGHEAHGGSEADDA, via the exons ATGGGGAGGTTGTTTGTGGTCCATCTCGAGGGGAAGGTCTATAGCTGCAAACACTGCCGTACCCATCTTGCTCTCTATGAAGACATCGTTTCCAAG TCTTTCCACAGCAGACATGGGAAAGCTTATCTCTTCAGTAAGGT cGTAAATGTTTCTGCTGGAGAAAACGAGGACAGGCAGATGCTCACTGGGATGCATACTGTGGCTGACATTTTCTGTGTGGGGTGTGGATCAATTGTGGGTTGGAAATAT GAGACTGCTCATGAAGAAAGCCAGAAGTACAAGGAAGGAAAATCTGTACTTGAACG GTACAAGGTGTCAGGTCCTGATAACTGCAATTATTGGGTTGGCCATGAAGCACATGGTGGAAGTGAAGCAGATGACGCTTAG
- the LOC137826142 gene encoding uncharacterized serine-rich protein C215.13-like, producing the protein MNRSFIAPESKMQDAFKQRQQQLGALRSSVRAKDRDDELALFLEMRNREKERGDLVLRAAEDFDGAAALGSNLGNSPLFNVPSSMAALVRKTGADDFLNSENDKNDYDWLLTPPGTPLFPSLEMESTKTVMSQLGAPTLRPTSLKARLANPPSEHTGRSNLVSKQPASAPGLTSSGGGIRRPSSAGNLSELAGRSNLVSKLPASSPGLTSSVGGTRRSSSSGNLGSRSATPTGRPTLTTVSKSSRPSTPTSRTTIPSTRAMVATTKTSVSSAKPMVSATKAAVSVARTTTVPAAKTTIPSRSSTPLSRSTTPSRSTTRSSTPTTRTTLSASRPTSRASTPTRRPTTPSNVSTVSSLSVKTSSISKSAPVMSRQPITSPGTSPNVKPSPRPWKPSEMPGFSLDAPPNLRTTLPERPLSTTRGRPGAPGARSSSVEPASIGRPRRQSNSPSRGRSSNGISHPTGSSMPAVNRGYSRANDNVSPVVMGTKMVERVINMRKLAPPRLDDKNSSHNLSGKSSSSPDTSGFGRSLSKKSLDMAIRHMDIRRRVPGNLRSSLMTNIPASSMYSVRSGPPRSRTVSISGSPHATSSNASSEVSVNPNGVCLYNSEIDDDIGSERSGQSPASVRGR; encoded by the exons ATGAATCGGAGCTTCATAGCGCCGGAATCCAAAATGCAAGACGCCTTCAAGCAGAGGCAACAGCAATTGGGGGCTCTCAGGTCCTCTGTGCGCGCCAAGGACAGGGACGACGAACTCGCGTTGTTCCTGGAAATGAGGAACCGCGAGAAGGAGCGTGGCGATCTCGTGCTTCGCGCCGCAGAGGATTTTGACGGTGCAGCCGCGTTGG GCTCAAATCTAGGCAATTCTCCCTTGTTTAACGTTCCGTCTTCCATGGCGGCGCTGGTGCGGAAGACTGGTGCTGATGATTTTCTCAATTCGGAGAATGATAAGAATGATTATGACTG gCTTCTAACCCCACCTGGGACTCCCCTTTTTCCTTCTTTGGAGATGGAATCAACAAAAACTGTTATGAGTCAGCTTGGGGCTCCAACTTTACGCCCCACATCATTAAAAGCTAGA TTAGCAAATCCTCCGTCAGAACATACTGGAAGGAGCAACTTAGTATCTAAACAACCCGCCTCCGCCCCTGGGTTGACCTCTTCAGGTGGTGGAATCAGAAGGCCCTCATCAGCGGGGAATCTTTCAGAACTAGCTGGAAGAAGCAACTTAGTATCTAAACTACCAGCCTCTTCCCCGGGGTTGACTTCTTCAGTTGGGGGAACTAGGAGGTCCTCATCCTCAGGGAATCTGGGATCTAGATCTGCAACTCCTACTGGACGACCTACATTGACCACAGTTTCAAAATCATCTAGACCTTCAACACCGACTTCTCGGACAACCATACCATCAACTAGGGCTATGGTAGCAACTACCAAGACCTCAGTTTCCTCAGCCAAGCCCATGGTTTCTGCTACTAAGGCTGCAGTTTCTGTTGCTAGAACTACTACAGTACCTGCAGCTAAAACCACAATTCCATCTAGATCCTCTACACCTTTGTCAAGATCTACTACACCTTCAAGATCTACTACAAGATCTTCAACACCTACAACCAGAACTACCTTATCTGCATCGAGGCCTACTTCAAGGGCATCAACCCCAACTAGGCGGCCTACAACACCATCTAATGTATCTACTGTATCTTCTCTGTCAGTTAAGACTTCTTCAATCTCCAAGTCAGCTCCTGTGATGTCAAGGCAGCCAATAACATCGCCTGGCACTTCACCAAATGTGAAGCCAAGCCCAAGACCATGGAAGCCATCTGAGATGCCTGGCTTTTCACTTGATGCGCCACCCAATTTGAGGACAACGCTTCCAGAAAGGCCGCTGTCAACAACTAGGGGTAGGCCTGGAGCACCCGGTGCACGATCCTCTTCTGTTGAGCCTGCTTCTATTGGTAGACCAAGGCGGCAATCAAACTCTCCTTCAAGAGGACGTTCATCCAACGGCATTTCTCATCCAACTGGAAGCTCTATGCCAGCAGTTAATCGTGGGTACTCCAGAGCAAATGACAATGTCAGTCCTGTTGTAATGGGCACAAAAATGGTTGAGAGGGTAATAAATATGCGAAAATTGGCACCACCAAGGCTGGATGACAAGAACTCTTCCCATAATCTTTCTGGCAAGTCATCTTCTTCTCCAGATACCTCTGGTTTTGGAAGATCACTCTCGAAGAAATCCTTGGATATGGCAATTAGGCATATG GATATAAGGCGAAGGGTTCCAGGCAATTTACGGTCATCATTGATGACGAACATTCCAGCATCTTCAATGTATAGTGTGAGGTCTGGGCCTCCGCGTAGCCGAACTGTTAGTATCTCGGGTTCTCCTCATGCCACTAGCAGTAATGCTAGTTCTGAAGTGAGTGTAAACCCAAATGgtgtttgtttatataataGTGAAATAGACGATGATATTGGCAGTGAGAGAAGTGGTCAATCTCCTGCCAGTGTGCGGGGTAGGTAA